The Lolium perenne isolate Kyuss_39 chromosome 6, Kyuss_2.0, whole genome shotgun sequence genome segment gtCGAAAACAGCACGACGAGCTACggtgaacaacgacattgcttcgGACTTTTATTCCTCGGTTTCGAGAGGGAAgcgagtttgatctagaacaattgtttgctgttttctatggaactagttagtttgcacgtgcaatgcacgtcttaacaatgtaatgaagtttttttaatcatgtactttgtttcatcagtctatttatttccacaatttttgtttatctatgtctttcaaaagtcaaaaatcaaatttcagcacatatccGAACTTCTATCGGcacaaatctgaacttctatcagcacatatctgaacttctatcagcacatatctgaacttctatcggtataggactgaactaccgatacctcattACGTGCATACCAAGCCCGCGAAGCAACCAGAAGGGTAGTATCCACCATGTGAGGTGGTAGTTGTCCAATAATGTGACCGAAACCAGCTATCAACGAGACATGCATAATTCGGTGTGCGAGGGAGTCTcatgtgtcaattatttgttacgagtagatatctaaaagcacatgatgtcccttagcctggcatatgccccctcttatgttttgttcgccgacatcatacgtagactcttatgttttcaatcatttgtctttgtacaatattttgcaaagacaattatttctttgttttctatggaattggccccctctttTGTTTTGTTCAAGATgcgctcttccgattatttctgCGGATACACAAAACGCCGTCAATCCGGCATATGTGATTTACATGGAGAAACAAATGGAATATATtgtagtacgcatggaaaaaaTTTATTTGAAAGATATGGACACCTGCCCACAAATTTCGtaaagatttctctggttttgcacgtacattagtgtatggtggggtacaaataggaactagtaacaatctaaaggacacagatcgcgaagagatggaggtcgaagaggacccttcgtatgaaccgaatccgtaagagatagctactggcgatgatgatcttcattcagatgaggatcagcgcatcgtcggcaaaacttcagctcgtgtctgtggaactatgtctcgaactatgataggaaatacgtacatgctaaatgtttcctactaatgtagcctctactttgcttgtagatagttgcttcttctgcaatagttgcacgaagaagcgatccatacactgaagttgcaccatccaacattgcaacaagatcaatggcaacaagcgaactgaagctgggtcatctgatgagccgacggccactgctggtctgaacactgaaggagcaccctcacctaaccagatcatgacatctggaggcagcacctcatctcctgaggacaatcaaattgtaaactttgagcggcaaggtatgaaaatttgtaaaaactaaacactgtaccgcatattttcatataaaagagaatcatttcatatatcttctttcagagacattgacaacatctggcggtagtaagagaaagagaggtggacgcagacgtaccatgggccatggactacatgagtacacaagaagacatggtggcaataagatgccaattgaattcactgctggtgtcaggagacccaaggattatgtccagtcagcaaagctgagcaatgaggttggtattcacatccgtgaaaaaatgccgcttgcaacacactggacacagtacaagaaagatgaaactctcaaacatgtcattcctcatgctataagtacagcAGCGGTGAGTCATGttcaatcttggtttaacctaattagtatgctacatgatcaactatctaagaatctactgattaatgcatcactattttgaagggaaagtttaatatggacaaaaatgatgaggtggctcaagatgtgtgcactgatatgctgcaagttagtattcggcgattccgatataggcttaaaaaggagtattggccgaaaattaaaaatctcacactggagcaagcatatctcaagaagccgatcatgtagaagagaaaagctggaaagaactggtgaaaagatggtttgatgagaagtaccagtacataaacgttattcctttcaataatAGCTACcgaattcttacatttctctcgatctggataaataaaatgcatgtaccgAACATAGGAATTtgtgtgtaataaatggaaagaacagagaaggcgtgaaacagttccataccaccggatctcgaagctatgttgctcactgggaacatctagtaagtgttctgaatttcccaatacagttcatacttctgtcatacacgagtgtacaatggtaatgtgcattctacatttttcaAGCGAAGGCTAAGcgaggaagaagaaacctctccaattgaattttttagaatcacacacactaacaaggataacattatgagtgctgaagcaaaaagtgcatatgtaagaaatatttcttattagcacaatataatataatccagttttgtatgttgtccatgcaatgattgtaatctttatgcaggatcaaatggtggcaaaaaaagcggcgccacgcaatgaagatgaacctgatttgactgatttgcaaattgttcagctagttaTGTGCGAGAATATCCCATCAACCTcctgcaacagcacattcctacgaagattgggcgtcgcaacaagttccGAAGTCTTAAATCTCggctacacgcatccgagagctacaacaaagactggcgagatcaagagcagaactccatacgAGGCTGAAACGTACCACGGTGAGATGCGAgcaagactgcaagaacaagatgaaaaatttgaagagatcgGGAAGAAGCgaggaggaagaacttgaagtcgtgaagaaagcccaagaagaaaagactcgCTTATGAAAAGAGGTCgagaaatggatgccgtgcttaatttgctcttgaggacatcccagcctccatccatgtctcaatcccagggcaactaatatattgcaccaccgtcctacaacattattaatcataggtcttttaatttctttgtgttccaattgtaattttcttatgaatctttcggtctgtgagagacatatatacttcttgtgccaccatttaagtatgatatttattgtctactttttgatatttcgccagtttttttgtttcccaaatttcgcaaataattcaaatgctctcaaattttgtcaaattcaaaaggtgacggaaaatgtcacaacgtcactattaaatgaaaccacgtggcaccaatttctggtcccacttgtcagaatttgtgggtcccaccagttagcattattgggacccatatgtcggcaacaacctggtcccacttgtctgaattttgtggatcccaccggtcagaatattgtgggtccagcttgtcataatattttgtgggtcccaccagatatccatgtcagcgccgtcggacccatgttgtcagaagccaaatggacccacatgtaaggccacgtatgctttttttggaccaatcagaagcttcccaagatttagatattgacgaaagttgcaatttttcgtgacaaacctgtctgtcaacaatgaacctttgatgttgacgaatttgcaggtcgtcaccatcaaacatttgacgttgacgaaaaaatgcataccgtcacccccgatattttatgacggagcttccttgacgaaccccatgacgatcaaattttgtcaccgcgaagtaatccttgacgaaaattggccttaacatgacgaaagtgatttgtcaaaaaaaaaaattcctttgtagtgaatatggattgttcacatataattctccttatggctagagtttaaattaaatgagaatgagatgaattcatcattttatgtgaaggattatttcttagggtttaagaagatggttaGATTCACTCTATGTTAAATAATCTTGCTTAGAAAATTACTACTTGAATTATTTAaaatagatcctaagctcattATGGTTAATTCACTTGTATACTAAGGTAATTCTAGTTTATAAAACATCATTTTTCTTGGTTAACTAATTAAGTTCCTCTGAATAGAAAATAGGATTGGatattggttcactctactcacTTAAATAGCACTTAAGCTTGGttatatatggcttggtttatacttgtgatacatgatacacaagttaggacataatattttatATTGGATGGattctacttgaaaggtttagggttttgcataagcttcactaaattgaagtataaataggcatgaggtatggcagggttcttatTATAATCCAaggtgatacttggattgaaattcaaatatggcatagggttttagttatgattaccaatgtgatacaccactaggtttaggatgtgagcaatagttaggttatgtttaattgactaggattactcctctacacaaagcatgaggattggtttgggattaactactagtgatatacttattattttatgtggagaatGACATCTATGaatcacatatataggtttatcttatcatctcaatttataaggtaggattctctagggtttatgatcattacccaatttgtaatgatcaaagtattggcctcataaCAATCCATTTGTGAATTATGATTCTATCTCCAAGATtcagtataagtccatatacttgagtatacctctttaggttgagctcttctgaataggtagggttcctctaggatttatgatcattaccaagttgtaatgatcacaacacttgcctctctataattactagaagaataggttcttgcttaccatcaagtgttagctaggtcaagtagggtttaatacttgactttatttcttgtatcattaattagtatcaacaattacctcccttggacaaggtttaaatatttagttaggttctattgaatgcataatataagcatatgaatagttctctcctttctctaggtttaatggtaGGAGTTGAGAAACAAAGTTGGAATGTCAAAGTTAATTAAGAATAAATTTGAATGTCCTTGACATGGATTCAATTATTGTAGTTGAAaatatataccatgtgactcatggtatgaacatttatttagtagaagacatggataagataagtaaagaatagtttcttaattaattgtgttctttgatttaggattgaataattattcatgtgttgttgtaaggaatggcatgttgagatcttttataagatcttgtagttgatccttacttaaggtgttgtttgttgtaaaactaattcatttgatctagcccatagatcaaatcatctctacccaaaacaaggttttagcaaaggtcacagtgaagtttatagcgcttgacttgatgacctacttcaattccagcaagtcaagtgaaacttcagttactgtggtaagttttatttgaaagcgcgaaaattctccggattttctatgcatgaatgcaatgcacactttggtgttctctcattttattgcctctaaacctgggatattacactttcgtttcgtccggagtccccgagcgctccccggggggccgggggtggcgtgggctctccggatggatgaagggccaaatccggacgaaaacgaggaaccgggggcgcgactgggccgaattacgccgtccggatggaaaaaacgctcgccgggggcctcgacgggggcacgagtggagatgctctaatccaAACCAACTGCAGCAACTACCGTGTGCCACGAGCAAATAGATATTGGAAAAGTAGTGATACTAGTAGAATGCTACTCCCTCCTGCCCAAAATATGTTGCATATAAGGTTTGGTTAAAGTCAAATTTCGTAAAATTTAATCATTTATATTAATAAAAATATAAACATAATaataaaataatatttttttttgaaataaataaaataatatttttagaattgttatgaaatatattttcatattatatacaTTTGACATGGTATACCTTTGCATTATTATCTATATTCTTAGTTAAAATTTACACAATTTATCTTACGTGAAAAATTATGCACAACATAAAATAGGCAGGAGGGAGTAGTAACATACTCCCCTGCGCCATGACCAATGTTGTGATGGCAAACCAACGACTAAAGAGAGCTCACGTTTGACACCTAAGTTCACCAAATAAGAAATATAATCATGTTGTATTTTCAAAACAAGACACGTGGTCTGTGTAATCTAATTATTCTGTAAGTATTTAGTATGTACACAAGAATGTATCCAAGAATCAATGGCCAATCGGACAAGCAATCGAGCTAGCTAGAGCCTAGAGCAGAGATGGACGTGATCGTCGTCGTCACGGCAGGTAGAAGGATGGGACAGTCTACAGACTACAGTGGTAGTAGCAGCAGCAGGCCAACCGCCACAACCGCCCCAACGAACCCACTGACGGCCGGCCGGGAGTCCGCGGCGGCGCTGCTGTCCGTCTCCCTGCTGCTCGTCGACGGCGACGTCGGCGCGACGCCCTTGAAGTCGGGGTTGGTCCCGTAGAGGCTCTGGATCCCCTGCACGTCGTCCGTCTCCAGCTCCACCTTCCTGGTTCCCGTCCGGATGGTCGGGTACATGATGGAGCCCTGCACCGACGAGTGGCCGAGCCCCAGCAGGTGGCCGATCTCGTGCACCGCCACCGACTCCAGGTCCACCGCGCCCGAGGAGGACGACGCGCTGTCCCCCACCGTCCACGCCTCGGCGGCGTCCAGGTGGAAGCGCCCGTCCGTGGGCGAGAAGGCGTGCGCCAGCGTGCCGAGCGGCCCGTCGaagccctcgccgtcgccgtggTCGCCCGCGTAGAACCCGATGGTGATGTCCGCGTCGGCCCCCGGCGCTGCCTCCGCGAACCGCAGCGTGGTGGCGTCCGACCACCGCGCGAAGGCGCGCGCGAAGACGGCGCTGAGCGTGGCCCGGTCGATGGACGTGGCCGAGGTCGCGGTCAGCGCGTACGTGAGGTCGCGCCGGAACGGCGGCCACATCGGCCCGCCGGGGAAGTAGGTATACAGGTGCCGCCCGTGCGCGGACGAGGAGGAGTTCCTGTCCATGGTGGAGGTGCCGTTGATGACGTCGGCGACCCCGCAGCGCGGGGCGACCATCTGGGTGACCGTGGACGGGTCGAGGGCCCCCGTGGCTTCGAGGCCGAAGTTGCGCTGGTACGTGGCGATGGCCGCCTCCAGGTCGGCGTCGAAGGCGTCGGTGAAGGGCGAGGAGGACGGCGCCGACGGGAGGTACCCGAAGTGGCTGAGGTAGCCCTTGAGCCTCGCCAGCCCGTCCCGCTCGTCGCCCATGTGGCAGCCCGAGAGGTTCTGGAACGCCGACCACGGGTTCGGGAACGGCGGCTCCGGCAATCCGGCCGGGAAGTGTGCTGCTGCCGGCGTGGCAACGATCAccagcgccgccgccaccatGGCGGCAGCAATAAACAAGGAGAGGGGAGGAGAGGCGTAcgcggccattggtgatgaagccCTCGGATCAGA includes the following:
- the LOC127306052 gene encoding metalloendoproteinase 3-MMP codes for the protein MAAYASPPLSLFIAAAMVAAALVIVATPAAAHFPAGLPEPPFPNPWSAFQNLSGCHMGDERDGLARLKGYLSHFGYLPSAPSSSPFTDAFDADLEAAIATYQRNFGLEATGALDPSTVTQMVAPRCGVADVINGTSTMDRNSSSSAHGRHLYTYFPGGPMWPPFRRDLTYALTATSATSIDRATLSAVFARAFARWSDATTLRFAEAAPGADADITIGFYAGDHGDGEGFDGPLGTLAHAFSPTDGRFHLDAAEAWTVGDSASSSSGAVDLESVAVHEIGHLLGLGHSSVQGSIMYPTIRTGTRKVELETDDVQGIQSLYGTNPDFKGVAPTSPSTSSRETDSSAAADSRPAVSGFVGAVVAVGLLLLLPL